TCATGAAGAATATCGCGGACCGAACGTACAAAAGACTTGCGGTTGAGAAGACCGGTTTCCGCATCATGGCTTTTGTCATACTCGGCCTGCTCTTTGAGGGTGGCTGCCTGGCTTATGACAAATTCGAGCCCTTCGGACAGGTCCCCCATATAGTTGCCGGGCAACGCGGGATAGCCCGCCGTCGCCATCAGCATTTGCCGCGCAAGACGCTTGAGGTTCACGTGCAGCGTCTTGAGTTCGGCGGCAAAAGGGTTTGAAGGCCCAGGCGGAGAAACGGAAAGGTTCCCCTTTGCAAGTTCCGCCGCGTAGTTTTTTACTTCCGCGAGGGCCTCGGTTATCTGGCAAAGCTTTTCAGCCTGAGATGAGGTGCTGGGCTGGCAGAATGCCTCCAGAGCCTCATCATACTGACCGTGCAGTAATTTATTCAGTCCACGCTCTATCTGCATCCTTGCCTCAGGAAATGTACTTGCTGATTATGCGGCGCGCAGGCTATGCATCAAAGGTAGAAAAAGCTTCAGTATCAGTATTGGCAAAATATTGCGCTATGGTCGCGGCGATGGCGGACTGGTCGCAGTTTTCCGGCAAAAGTGCGGCGGCTTGTTCACAGAGCCTTCCTTCGGCGTCAGGCGGGATGTGGGCGAGAATGTTGGCGGCGGCAAGAAGCTGTGCTTCCAGCTTGCATGTTGGGGCCTGGTCGGGAGCGTGATGCCAGTTGATGGGCTCGGTCAGTATAAGGGGCAGCTTCCACTGGTACAGAACCACCGCGCCAATAAGCGCGTGGTCCATGCTCCAATAGGCGTTCTCGACCTCAAAATACTGGCGGCAGCATTCTTTGCATGTGGTTGTCATGATTTCCCAGAGTTCCGGACGGCAGGCGGCAAAAAAAACCTTGCCGATATCGTGGAGCAGACCGGCGATGTACGCTTCGTCCGGGTCCATGACCAGACGGTTGTTTTCATCAGCGGAAGGCCCCCATACGCCGTCAGCCCCCCCCAACTCGGCAGCCAGAATCTTGGCAATGGCGGCGGTTGTCAATTCGTGCTTCCACAGCCCCTTGATGTCAAAGCCCTTGGGCAGGCGTGCCCCTTTGATGACGGCGGCCATGCCCACCATAACCACCAGCGTTCTTATGGTTTTCAAGCCCACAATATTTATGGCGCGGTGGAGGGTGGATACTTTGAATTCCTGGCCATAGGCTGCGGAATTGGCAGTGGCAAGAACCTGGGCTGTCAGTTTTTGGCTCCTCTCAATAAGCCCCACCAGCCCCTTGGCCGGGGTGGCCGTGGTGTTTTTCGTCGCTGCAAACAACATGGGGAGCAGATCCGGCTCAAAGGGGAGTACCGGCGGCTTTTGCTGAAGTTCCTGCAGGCATGCGCGGGCGTCTTCTTGAGGTTGCATGGCTAATCATCCCGTTTTAGATTTCCGTAGAGCAGCGCAAAGGGCGGCATCAAGCATGCTTGGTATGCCGGGACCGGATGATACGCAGGGAAGTCTATTCTTGCCCACCTTCGCCATTCAGAACTGACGTCAGATATTCTGCCAGCGACTGCATGGTCCGGTATGGGTTTTCTTCGTGTTCAAAGGCCGAGTCCATGGCCACGGCAACACTTTTTCCCATCTTTCTCGTAAGGAGATCATCAATATTATCCAAAAAAAGCATCGTATCAAGCGAATCTAGTATGCCATCAACGCCCATTAACGATAGAGAAGGGCTGTACTTATGGGTAGCCTCGCTACCTTCCTGTGTAATTTCAAGGGCTTCTGCAAGTATTTTATGAATTTCATCCTGGCTGATCATAATAAAATATCCTTTTTTCAGTGTGTTGGCTGTGGGCGTCAACAACGAAACCAATAACCGCAAAGAGCCTGAATGTTATTCAGTGCCAGGCGTGTTGCTGCTGTTGAGAGTTTTTTTGCAAATAAGCAGGTACTCGTCAGGGGTATCGTGCCCGGGCATGTACATGGGGCGGAATATTTCACCGCCGGGGATTTCTTCCCTGTACAGGGCCGTACGGCTTATCTCCCTGAAGCCCTGGGCCGCAGCCAGAAGGCGTACCTTTTTATTGCTTGCCACCACATGATTGAAAATATTAATAATATTAAGCGATTTTTCCGCCCATGTGAATATGGTTTCGCAGGCGGCTGCCGCTAGCCCTTTGGGGGCGTGGCTTTCAATATACAGACCGTCAATGCAGCATTCATGTTTGTGAAAGGCAAAATCATTAAGGCCCACCTGGCCGTACAGATGTTCGTCTTCAGCAATAAAAAACAGAATGTAGTCGCGCACGGCAGTAATGTAATTATTCAAGATCTGTCGCATGGATTCTTCCGTCACGGCTGTGCGTGCAAGAAAGGCAATGGAGCTTGCTTCACGCCAGTGGACGAATTTTTTGATCAGTTCCGCATCCTGAATATCGGCCGCTGTTACAGCTTTAAGTGCGTAAGAATGCCCATTATGCTCAAAAGGAATGGTAAGGCCGTACTTTTTGGCTTTTGCAAAGAATTCCAGCGTGTCCGATTTATACTTGAGCCAGCCGGACGGCGGCACTTCAGCCCTGTCGCGCCCCGGTTCCGCGATCAGCTGCCGTATGGCCGCGCAAACGTAGTCCACTTCTTCTTCTGTGCGGTTATGGCCGCTGGGCAGGCAGATGGTTTTGACCGACGCGGCGTGGGCGGCGGGCGTTTGCGCCTGTTTGAACATGGGCATTGAGGAAATGGGAAAGTACGCAGGTTCGGCCAGGATATTGCTTGCGTGCAATTGCATGATCATTTTGCTGCGCTGGATATTCTGGTCGTCAATGAAAAGAAGGTTGGTCAAAAAGCTTGGTTGGCTGTCTTGCGGCACAGGGTTCAGCCGGATGCCCGGCATGTCGGCCAGGCGTTCCCTGTACCACGAATGTATCTTTTTTTTCTTGGCCATAAGGTCGTCCAGGCGGCTGGTCTGCGCAAAGCCCAAAGCCGCCTGAAGCGCCGAGATGGAGTAGTTGAATCCTATGAAATCATACGCAAACGGGTTGTCGGACGAGCGGCCTCCGGCTGCCAGCCGTGCCGCGCGGTCAAAAAGCAGATCATCTGACGTGAGCAGCATGCCGCCTTCACCGGCGACAACCGATTTGTTGCCCTTGAAGCTGAATGCGGCAAAGTGCCCGAATGACCCTGCCGGGCGGCCATTATAGCTGCTTCCTATGCCCTGTGTGGCATCTTCAAGGACAAACAGGCCGTTTTGGGCTGCAAGTTCCATCAATGGCGTCATGCGGCACGGCTGCCCGTAAAGATGCACCGCAATCAGGGCCCTGGTGTTGGGCGTGATCTTGCGGGCGGCATCCTCGGCTGAAAGGCACAGTGTGTCGGGGTCCACATCGCAAAAAACCGGTATTGCCCCGCAGTACGTCACGCTGGCCGCCACGGCGAAATCCGCCAGATCCGGCACCAGCACCTCATGACCCGGCTTCAGGCCAAGGGCGGCCAGGGCAATATGCATGGCCCCGGTGCAGCTTGAAAGCGCCAGGGAGTGTTTTTGCCCGGTGATCTGGGCCATAGTTTGCCTGAATGCATTGATATAGCTGCCGGATTTCATATTCCAGCCGGTTGCGCAGGCGGAGGTGACGTGTTCGATCTCGTGATGCGTTATGGAAGGGCCCTGGGGGAGAATGGGATCAATAATCATATCTATTCCCTCAGTTGGGGGTATATCCTGAAAATTTTTTATGCCAGTAGGCAATGCGTTCGGTTCGCGACGCTGTTTTTTCTTCTTTTATGTAATCGCATACCGGTAAGACAGCTGTTTTATCAAGGGAAAGTATTACCGAACCCCATGAAAGACCCGCGCCGAACGAACAAAGCATGGTGTTCGCGTGGCCTTTAGCCGCAGGGCCGGGGCCGTTGTTGGCATAGTGGGCGCAGACAAGAACGGGAACGGACGCGACCCCCAGGTTGCCATAAAGGCTCAGGGAATCGGTGGGGACATTTTCCTTGCGTATGCCGACTTTTTTGGCAATGGAGTCAACAATGATTTTATTGGCCTGGTGCAGAAACAGCCTGTCCACGCTTTGCGCCTCAACCCCCTCATGTTGCAGGTGTTCCTTTATATGCGGGGGGACGACGGAGGTGCTGAAGGTGTATATGCCCATGGGATCCATCCAGATGGCGCTCTGCCCGCCAAGGGTCCAGGGATTGCCCTTGTCGTCGCATACGGTCTGATTGAACGGACTGTCCGCGCCTTCGGAAGCGCTTTGGGGTATGCGGCTTCCGCCGCCGGGAATAACCAGGGCTTCATGTTTGCTGCCGTCTGTGCCAAAGGCAAAGCTCATGGGCGAGGGGGATTCACTATAGGCAACCAGTGCCGCTGTTCCCGCATCGCCAAAGATGGGCCCCACCACCCTGTTGGCGGCAGGCTGAAAGCGCCCCGGGGTGTCGCCTGCCAGAAGAAGCACCTTTTTGCAGGCGCGTGACTCCACAAGGCTTGCCGCCAGCCACAGGGCGTTTATAAAGCCTGCGCATCCGGCATTCATGTCCATGGCCACGCAGTGGCGGGGCAGGCCCAGCCGGTGTTGCAAAATGGCGGCACTTGCGGGCAAAAGGTAGTCCGCGCTGTGGCTGACAAAAAAAACAGCGCCGATATCGCTTGGAGGGGTATCGGTTTGGCGCAGAAGGTCGCGTGCCGCCTGAGCGCACATGTCTGATGCCGTCACGTCATCATCGGCTTTTCGGCGTGTGTGCAGCCCGCTGACATCGGTAAAGCGCTTGGCTTGAGCGGGATTATCTGAAAAATGCTCAAGCTCGTCTTCAACGGACACCGCATGTCCGGCTACCACGGAGCTTATGGCGGCAAGGGCCGCGTGCTTAAAACGTGTATTGGTCATATTTCTTTCCTCTGGGCTGCGGGGGCAGACCGCAGGGCGGTTCCGCGCTTGCCATTTGAAGGAATGTCTTTTTTACTTTATTTTCAGTGTGGCTCTGTTTGTCAGTACTTGTAAATGACAACTTTTATTGTGATTTACTGTATGAGCAGGAGCTTTTGCCACATGACCATATTTCTTCTGCAAAGGGAAGAGCATGGATGACGTGTTTGCTGCCCAAGGCAGTTTTTATCTCTAGGGACTGTTTCTAAATAATTCTTTTGTCCAATTGGCTGCGTCAAAAGGCCTTTTTTTTACTCTCGTCATGTACCGCAAAAGTACACTCCTTTCGTAAAAAAGCCTTTTTCCTTGCCCTTGGCGCAAAATCATTAATTTAGAAACAGCCCCTAGTATATGACTAAATAGAGAGTTATTGCATAATGATGAAGAAAGACGTTTTGGATTTTATCCATGCAGCTATATTACGGATTCTGTCCGATGAGGCGGGGGCGACCCCGCAGGTTGACGAAAAAACTCCCCTTTTAGGCAAGGGGGGCGTGCTTTCGTCGCTGATGCTGGTGGAACTCATGCTGGCTCTGGAAGACTATTGCACGGAGAACAACAGGCGTTTCACGTGGACGCACGACAGTATGATGTCAGCAAAGAACAGTCCGTACCAGACCATCGGCAGCCTGGCAGAATACATATGCTCCCTGCCGACACTTGGGCAGGAGGAGTGATATGGCGGAACGGCATGTGGTCATAACGGGCATCAGCGGCGGGGTGGGGCGGCATCTGGCCGCGCGCGCCATGCAGGAGGGGTATGGCGTGACGGGGCTTTGCCGTACGCCCCCCGCTGACCTGCCGTGCGAAACGCTTGCCTGCGATGTCGCCAAGGCGGATCAGGTGGCCGACTGTTTTGCCAGATTGCGGCATGTGCCGTTGTGGGGCGTCATCAATGCTGCGGGCATTGCGTCAATGAACCTTGCTGTGACAACGCCGCCAGAGACCATGCGCCGTATTGTGGAGGTCAATCTGCTCGGGACCATGTACTGCTCGGCGCAGGCCGGGCGCTTGCTGGCGCGCCGCAAGGGCGGCAGGATAATAAACTTTTCATCCATTGCCGTGGCTTTGGGGCTTGAGGGCGAGAGCGCCTACGTGGCCGCCAAGGCCGGTGTGGAGGGCTTCACGCGGGCTTTTTCGCGTGAAATGTCCGCCTGGGGGGTCACGGTCAATGCGGTGGCTCCCGGCCCCATCCCCACGCAACTCACGGCAAAAGTCCCCCAGAGCAAGCTCGACGCTCTGGTGGAACGGCAGGTTATTCGCCGCCAGTGCGCCCTTGACGACGTCTGGCAGACCGTCCGCTGGCTGCTGGATGACGCGAGCTGCATGATCTCCGGTCAATGCCTTCATGTGGGGGGCGTGTGAGCCTGTATCACGATCTTTGCCAGCGCAGCGCTGACCCCCGTCGCCCCTTTTTGCTCGGACCGGGGGAAAGCCTCAGTCTTGCCGATATGGCGCGGGCGTCACACCAGTGTGCGGGCGTCGCTCCCGGTGACGTGGTGGCCCTTGTGGGAGACTTTGACGCGGCAGGTATACGGAACCTGCTGACCCTTGTGGACAGGAAGGCCATCGTCATGCCGCTGGTGGAGGCAAACCGAGCGCAGCACGAGTACTGTTTGGCATCCGGCCATGCCGACGTTGTCATGGCCGACGGTAAACTTGTACGGCTGCAAGAGCGGCAGACCGCCCATCCCTTGCTGGACCGGCTGCGTTGCCAGGGCCACGCCGGGCTGATGCTCTTTTCATCAGGCAGCACCGGCAAGCCCAAGGCCATTGTGCACGATTTTGATAAATTTCTTGCCCGCTTTGCCACGCCACGCCCGGCATGGACCACCCTGGGATTTTTGCTCTTCGACCATATCGGCGGCCTGAACACGCTGTTTCATATGCTGTACAACAACGGTCTTGTGGTGCGCCCGACGGCGCGCACCGTTTCCGCCGTGCTTGAGGACATTCGGCGCCATGACGTCCAGTTGCTGCCCACAACACCGACGTTTTTGCGCATGCTGGTTCACAGCGGTCTTCTGGATCAAGCCGCACTGCCGTCGTTGCGTCTTGTTACCTACGGCACCGAGCAGATGGATCAGAATACGCTGTCATCCGTTGCAAACCTTCTGCCCCGGGTGGACTTTCGGCAGACGTATGGCATGTCCGAGTTGGGCATCCTGCGGGTGCGCACACGAAAGCGCGATGAACTCTGGATACAGATCGGCGGCGAAGGCGTGGAAAGCCGCGTCCGCGACGGCGAACTGCATATCAGGGCCGAAAACAGGATGCTGGGATACCTCAATGCGCCTTCGCCCTTTGATGCTGCAGGCTGGTTCAATACCAAAGACCTGGTGGAAACTGACGGGCCGTGGCTGCGCATTGTGGGCAGGGCTGACAATGTGATCAACGTCGGAGGACTGAAGGTGTTGCCCGCCGAAGTAGAAAGCGCAGCGCTTTCTTTTCCTGGCGTGAGGCAGGCCAAGGCAAAGGGGGCGGCCAACCCTTTGACAGGCATGCATGTGGAACTGTTATGCCAGCCGGCTGAGGGAGCGGATCTTTCCATTGACGCTCTGCGGCGGCATCTGGGGGAGGTTTTGCCTCCCCATGCGCGCCCCCTGCGGATCAGGGTCGGGCCTGTGCCCACAGGGCACAGGTTCAAACAGGTATAAGCCCGGCAGCGATTGAAACAGTTATTTGTTATGGTATGGCAAGTGAACTGATGAGTGGTTTTTACCATAATAATGTCGTATGCATATGCTGTATGAAATATCTGCCATCATGTTTTGTATTGTCTATCATGGTGCATAATAGACATGCACATTAATTGATAATGATTTTTGTTAGTTGACAAGTGTCAGTCTCGCCCCTATCTTAGAGCAAAGGCAAAAAAGTTGAATTTGATTGCCCCTGCCTGAAGCTTGGAATATCAATACATTCCCCTTCGTATTGCTCAATCGGTTAGCTGCTTGTGATTCGCATGGCCTGCTAACTGGGGGAGAGCTTTTGCCTCCCCCGGATTCTCGGATTTTCTTCCGAGCCTCCCCTATATAGTCCCACTTAACTATGACGGTTGCGTGCAATTTTCAGAGAGTAGTCTGAAAGTCGTGCCTCGTGTCTTTCGTCGCAAACGCCAAAATTATTTTGAGGGCGAGATGAATACTATTTCTCTTGTGCGTCCTGCTGCCGGACAGCAGATTACGGTTATTTCTGTGAAAGACTCTACCTTTGTTGTGGATTTCTCTGCCAACCAGATTACCCTGGAAAAGGCCGATAATGCCCTTATCTTCCATTTTGACGATGGCGGAAGCATCAAAGTTGCTGATTTTTATATTGAATACACTAAGGACAACACCCCGGATTTTGAAGTGGACGGGCAGGTCCTCACGGGCGCGGATTTTTTCAACGCCTTTGGGCCGGACCTTGCGCCTGCCGAGGGGGCTCCCGCATCTGAACGCTCCGCCCGTTATACCGAGTTCAGCGGAAGCGAACTCGCCGATGGTGTGGATCATCTGGACGGCGTAGAGTATGAAGCCGGCACTGGAAGCGCCTTCGGCGATCCTGGCGCACAGCATTCTCTGATCGCGACAGTGGCGGTGCAGGCTCCTGACAATGGCGGAAAAGGTGGAGAAAACGGCGGCGACAGGCCGCAGCCTCCGGCCCAATACTCCCTCAAATACTCCAATGTGGCGCTTCTTGGCGCTGACGGGCAGGACAACCCCGAGGTTCACCTTGATCTGGCGCGCTTTTCCGGTGACGACGTGGCGGGCCAAACACTTGCTATCACCAATTTTGACGGCAGCATAAGCTATACCGGAACGGCCAACCCCAATGGGACCTGGACGTTTGACCTGGACGGCTATCAGGCTGTGTATGACCCCGTGAAGGGTGAACTTGTATTCACGCTTACCGACATTGCCGGTGGTGCGACGGAGTCTGAAAACTACACCCTGGTGTTCACTGACGCCAATGGTCAGCAGATTAGTCACGGAGTGCGGGTTGCTTCCACCGCTGACCATAATGACATGACATCCATTGCCTGGAAGGCGCCGGAAGGTGCCGCCGTGCTGGTAACAGACCAGACCTGGGCTGGTGAGGTAGCGCATGGCGCGCATTTTACCAACGCCAGCACGGCTGATATCGCCGCGACCATCAAACTGCCGCATCCCCCGGCGGGCGAAGGCGCGTATGATGCGGGCAGTGGTCGCGAAATGCACTATCAGCTTACTGAAACATCACTCACCGCTGACGGCGCGCAGACCAGATTTGAGATTGACCTGAAGTCGGGCACAAGCTCTTTGCGCATCAGCAATAATGACAATACTGCCGTACTGACGGATGTGGAGCATCACGAGCCGCTGCCTGAATTTTGCGCCGTCTTTGGCGGAACGGGCTACTCGGGTGAAGACGCCACTGAATACTCGGCAAACGTGACGGCAACAGTGGCCGCTCAAGGCACAACTGGCCAGAACGAAATCCGGGTGACCGGCGGCGATCTGATTATCCAGACCGTAAGCGACCAGCCCAGTTTTTCAGCGGACGGCGCAGCCT
This DNA window, taken from Desulfovibrio sp. 86, encodes the following:
- a CDS encoding DegT/DnrJ/EryC1/StrS family aminotransferase — its product is MIIDPILPQGPSITHHEIEHVTSACATGWNMKSGSYINAFRQTMAQITGQKHSLALSSCTGAMHIALAALGLKPGHEVLVPDLADFAVAASVTYCGAIPVFCDVDPDTLCLSAEDAARKITPNTRALIAVHLYGQPCRMTPLMELAAQNGLFVLEDATQGIGSSYNGRPAGSFGHFAAFSFKGNKSVVAGEGGMLLTSDDLLFDRAARLAAGGRSSDNPFAYDFIGFNYSISALQAALGFAQTSRLDDLMAKKKKIHSWYRERLADMPGIRLNPVPQDSQPSFLTNLLFIDDQNIQRSKMIMQLHASNILAEPAYFPISSMPMFKQAQTPAAHAASVKTICLPSGHNRTEEEVDYVCAAIRQLIAEPGRDRAEVPPSGWLKYKSDTLEFFAKAKKYGLTIPFEHNGHSYALKAVTAADIQDAELIKKFVHWREASSIAFLARTAVTEESMRQILNNYITAVRDYILFFIAEDEHLYGQVGLNDFAFHKHECCIDGLYIESHAPKGLAAAACETIFTWAEKSLNIINIFNHVVASNKKVRLLAAAQGFREISRTALYREEIPGGEIFRPMYMPGHDTPDEYLLICKKTLNSSNTPGTE
- a CDS encoding 3-oxoacyl-ACP synthase III family protein, translated to MTNTRFKHAALAAISSVVAGHAVSVEDELEHFSDNPAQAKRFTDVSGLHTRRKADDDVTASDMCAQAARDLLRQTDTPPSDIGAVFFVSHSADYLLPASAAILQHRLGLPRHCVAMDMNAGCAGFINALWLAASLVESRACKKVLLLAGDTPGRFQPAANRVVGPIFGDAGTAALVAYSESPSPMSFAFGTDGSKHEALVIPGGGSRIPQSASEGADSPFNQTVCDDKGNPWTLGGQSAIWMDPMGIYTFSTSVVPPHIKEHLQHEGVEAQSVDRLFLHQANKIIVDSIAKKVGIRKENVPTDSLSLYGNLGVASVPVLVCAHYANNGPGPAAKGHANTMLCSFGAGLSWGSVILSLDKTAVLPVCDYIKEEKTASRTERIAYWHKKFSGYTPN
- a CDS encoding HDOD domain-containing protein, with the protein product MQPQEDARACLQELQQKPPVLPFEPDLLPMLFAATKNTTATPAKGLVGLIERSQKLTAQVLATANSAAYGQEFKVSTLHRAINIVGLKTIRTLVVMVGMAAVIKGARLPKGFDIKGLWKHELTTAAIAKILAAELGGADGVWGPSADENNRLVMDPDEAYIAGLLHDIGKVFFAACRPELWEIMTTTCKECCRQYFEVENAYWSMDHALIGAVVLYQWKLPLILTEPINWHHAPDQAPTCKLEAQLLAAANILAHIPPDAEGRLCEQAAALLPENCDQSAIAATIAQYFANTDTEAFSTFDA
- a CDS encoding ANL family adenylate-forming protein translates to MSLYHDLCQRSADPRRPFLLGPGESLSLADMARASHQCAGVAPGDVVALVGDFDAAGIRNLLTLVDRKAIVMPLVEANRAQHEYCLASGHADVVMADGKLVRLQERQTAHPLLDRLRCQGHAGLMLFSSGSTGKPKAIVHDFDKFLARFATPRPAWTTLGFLLFDHIGGLNTLFHMLYNNGLVVRPTARTVSAVLEDIRRHDVQLLPTTPTFLRMLVHSGLLDQAALPSLRLVTYGTEQMDQNTLSSVANLLPRVDFRQTYGMSELGILRVRTRKRDELWIQIGGEGVESRVRDGELHIRAENRMLGYLNAPSPFDAAGWFNTKDLVETDGPWLRIVGRADNVINVGGLKVLPAEVESAALSFPGVRQAKAKGAANPLTGMHVELLCQPAEGADLSIDALRRHLGEVLPPHARPLRIRVGPVPTGHRFKQV
- a CDS encoding SDR family NAD(P)-dependent oxidoreductase, with amino-acid sequence MAERHVVITGISGGVGRHLAARAMQEGYGVTGLCRTPPADLPCETLACDVAKADQVADCFARLRHVPLWGVINAAGIASMNLAVTTPPETMRRIVEVNLLGTMYCSAQAGRLLARRKGGRIINFSSIAVALGLEGESAYVAAKAGVEGFTRAFSREMSAWGVTVNAVAPGPIPTQLTAKVPQSKLDALVERQVIRRQCALDDVWQTVRWLLDDASCMISGQCLHVGGV